Proteins from a single region of Lentimicrobium saccharophilum:
- the mnmE gene encoding tRNA uridine-5-carboxymethylaminomethyl(34) synthesis GTPase MnmE, which yields MNLSYLSSDDTICALSTPAGMGAIAIIRLSGPDAIKTAAQYFKPKRHDFKLEASGSHTAHFGTFGTEAGVIDEVLITVFRAPNSYTGEDVVEISCHGSVYIQQKIIEVLLQHGVRLAEPGEFTLRAFMHNRFDLSQAEAVADLIASNSESSHKLAINQMRGGFSEKIRELRARLVDFASLIELELDFSEEDVEFADRSGLLKLLATIKTEIENLKSSFALGNVMKHGIPVAIAGKPNVGKSTLLNALLNEERAIVSEIPGTTRDAIEDTIAIKGVTFRFIDTAGLRHTNEPIETIGIERTYEKMNQAAVVLYVFDITTASEKEIDDAIADIRMQLEDPDKQIIPVANKTDMLLEAPHSFKKLVELDTLFVSAKRNENINLITERLLKTAHSGETGDQTIVYSLRHYEALTRAGLSIESIEKGFAENLPTDLIAIDIRQALHHLGSITGEVTTEELLGNIFGKFCIGK from the coding sequence ATGAACCTGAGCTATTTATCTTCCGACGATACCATCTGCGCCTTATCAACACCTGCCGGCATGGGCGCCATTGCCATCATCAGGCTCTCCGGACCTGACGCCATAAAGACAGCCGCTCAATATTTCAAGCCTAAACGCCATGATTTCAAGCTGGAAGCATCCGGTTCACATACCGCGCATTTCGGCACTTTCGGCACCGAAGCCGGCGTGATTGACGAAGTGCTGATCACCGTCTTCAGGGCGCCCAATTCTTACACCGGCGAGGACGTGGTTGAGATTTCCTGCCACGGTTCCGTTTACATCCAGCAGAAGATCATCGAAGTGCTGCTGCAGCATGGCGTAAGGCTCGCGGAGCCGGGTGAGTTCACCCTCAGGGCATTTATGCACAACCGCTTCGACCTGTCGCAGGCCGAAGCCGTGGCCGACCTGATCGCCTCCAATTCCGAATCCTCGCACAAACTGGCCATCAACCAGATGCGGGGCGGGTTTTCGGAGAAAATAAGGGAACTCAGGGCGCGCCTGGTCGATTTCGCCTCCCTGATTGAGCTGGAGCTTGACTTCAGCGAGGAAGACGTTGAATTCGCCGACCGCAGCGGCCTGCTTAAACTGCTGGCCACCATCAAAACCGAGATCGAGAACCTGAAATCAAGCTTTGCGCTGGGCAATGTAATGAAACACGGCATTCCGGTGGCCATCGCCGGCAAACCCAATGTGGGCAAGTCCACCCTGCTGAACGCCCTACTGAACGAGGAAAGGGCCATTGTTTCCGAGATCCCCGGCACCACCCGCGATGCCATTGAAGATACCATTGCCATCAAAGGGGTGACCTTCCGTTTTATCGATACCGCCGGCCTGCGCCACACCAACGAGCCCATAGAAACCATCGGTATCGAACGCACTTATGAAAAGATGAACCAGGCCGCCGTGGTGCTGTACGTTTTCGACATTACCACCGCTTCGGAAAAAGAGATTGATGACGCCATCGCCGATATCCGGATGCAGCTTGAAGACCCTGACAAACAGATTATTCCGGTGGCCAACAAAACGGATATGCTGCTGGAGGCCCCCCACTCCTTTAAAAAACTGGTGGAACTCGACACCTTGTTTGTTTCGGCCAAGCGCAACGAAAACATCAACCTGATTACCGAACGACTGCTAAAAACAGCCCATTCCGGCGAGACCGGAGATCAGACCATTGTTTACAGCCTCAGGCATTACGAAGCCCTGACCCGCGCCGGGCTCAGCATCGAAAGCATTGAAAAGGGATTTGCGGAGAATCTCCCCACCGACCTGATCGCCATCGATATCCGGCAAGCCCTGCACCACCTGGGCAGCATCACCGGTGAGGTGACCACGGAAGAACTGCTGGGGAATATTTTCGGGAAGTTCTGTATCGGCAAATAA
- a CDS encoding glycoside hydrolase family 57 protein: MRSICLYFQVHQPFRLRTYRFFDIGASHYYYDEYQNRTIIKRVVERSYLPMNELLLGLIKEYGARFRVSFSISGIALDQFELYAPEVIRSFRKLADTGNVEFLAETYAHSLVSLKDAEEFRSQVNRHADRIEQLFGKRPTAFRNTELIYADFIGQQVYDMGYKVMLTEGAKHVLGWKSPNFLYCNAANPKLKLLLRNFQLSDDIGFRFSNHSWIEWPLTAEKFTGWLAAFDKNQQVVNIGLDYETFGEHQWQETGIFDFMKSLPKQVFSSTDFSFDTPTAVAERLQPVAAVSVPVPISWADEERDLTAWLGNEMQDEAFDSLYGLLPQIRNCTDPDIQKDWLYLQSSDHFYYMCTKWFSDGAVHKYFNPFSTPYEAFINYMNVLSDFITRLKSVKMPVMAESADFSVPDPAKKAKKVVAKKAAPPKVSTQKSAAGKTAPEKKKPVARKK, encoded by the coding sequence ATGAGGTCAATTTGTCTTTATTTTCAGGTACATCAGCCCTTCCGTCTGAGAACTTACCGGTTTTTTGATATCGGAGCCAGTCATTATTATTATGATGAATATCAGAACCGTACAATTATTAAACGGGTTGTTGAACGTTCTTATCTTCCGATGAACGAACTATTGCTGGGCCTCATCAAAGAATACGGAGCCAGGTTCAGGGTCAGCTTCTCCATATCCGGCATCGCGCTCGACCAGTTTGAACTTTACGCGCCTGAAGTTATCCGGAGTTTCAGGAAACTTGCTGATACCGGGAATGTTGAGTTTCTGGCAGAAACTTACGCGCACTCCCTCGTTTCACTCAAGGATGCAGAGGAGTTCCGGTCGCAGGTGAACAGACACGCTGACCGCATTGAACAACTTTTCGGGAAACGCCCGACCGCATTCAGAAATACCGAACTGATTTACGCCGATTTTATCGGTCAGCAGGTATATGATATGGGCTATAAGGTCATGCTTACCGAAGGCGCCAAACATGTACTCGGCTGGAAAAGCCCCAACTTCCTGTATTGCAATGCCGCCAATCCGAAATTAAAATTGCTGCTGCGCAATTTTCAGCTAAGCGATGATATTGGTTTCCGGTTCTCAAATCATAGCTGGATAGAATGGCCGCTGACTGCCGAGAAGTTTACAGGTTGGCTGGCCGCATTTGATAAAAATCAACAGGTGGTGAATATAGGCCTTGACTATGAAACCTTCGGAGAACATCAGTGGCAGGAAACAGGAATTTTTGATTTCATGAAATCGCTGCCAAAACAGGTTTTCTCGTCGACTGATTTCAGCTTCGATACACCTACAGCCGTTGCCGAAAGGCTACAGCCTGTGGCTGCTGTGTCGGTGCCCGTTCCCATATCATGGGCCGATGAAGAAAGGGACCTTACAGCCTGGCTTGGTAATGAAATGCAGGATGAAGCGTTTGACAGCCTCTATGGCCTGCTGCCGCAAATCCGCAATTGCACTGACCCGGATATTCAGAAGGACTGGCTTTATCTTCAGTCCTCTGACCATTTCTACTATATGTGCACCAAATGGTTCTCCGATGGTGCCGTGCACAAATATTTCAATCCGTTCAGCACGCCCTACGAAGCATTTATCAATTACATGAATGTGCTGTCTGATTTTATCACCAGGTTGAAATCAGTTAAAATGCCTGTCATGGCTGAATCTGCTGATTTCAGTGTGCCGGATCCTGCCAAAAAGGCAAAGAAGGTTGTTGCGAAGAAAGCTGCACCCCCAAAGGTTTCAACCCAAAAAAGCGCTGCCGGGAAAACAGCACCGGAAAAGAAGAAGCCTGTTGCCCGGAAAAAGTAA
- the sucD gene encoding succinate--CoA ligase subunit alpha: MSILVNKNSKVIVQGFTGTEGTFHASQMIEYGTNVVGGVTPGKGGRYHLGKPVFNTVSDAVKDTGADVSVIFVPPAFAADAIMEAADAGIKVIVCITEGIPVKDMMMAKEYLKGRDSRLIGPNCPGIITPGEAKIGIMPGFIHQKGVVGIVSRSGTLTYEAVDQLTKAGLGQTTAIGIGGDPINGTTTRDAVELFMNDPETKGIVMIGEIGGGMEAEAAYWIKAHGTKPVVSFIAGATAPKGRTMGHAGAIVGGASDTAEAKKAILRECGVHVVDSPAEIGAKMLEVLKG, encoded by the coding sequence ATGAGCATCCTGGTTAACAAGAATTCTAAAGTGATCGTGCAGGGATTTACCGGCACCGAAGGAACATTTCACGCCTCCCAGATGATTGAATACGGCACCAATGTGGTTGGTGGCGTCACTCCCGGAAAGGGCGGAAGGTATCACCTGGGTAAACCGGTATTCAATACGGTAAGCGATGCGGTGAAAGATACCGGGGCTGACGTGTCCGTCATCTTTGTTCCGCCGGCATTTGCCGCGGATGCCATTATGGAAGCGGCCGATGCCGGAATAAAAGTCATCGTTTGCATCACCGAAGGAATTCCTGTAAAAGACATGATGATGGCGAAGGAGTACCTGAAGGGGCGCGACAGCCGGCTGATAGGGCCGAACTGTCCGGGCATCATCACCCCGGGTGAGGCCAAGATCGGGATTATGCCCGGATTTATCCATCAGAAAGGGGTGGTGGGCATTGTAAGCCGTTCGGGCACCCTTACTTACGAAGCCGTTGACCAGCTCACCAAAGCAGGACTGGGCCAGACCACCGCCATCGGAATCGGCGGCGACCCCATCAACGGGACTACCACCCGCGATGCCGTTGAGCTGTTTATGAACGATCCCGAAACCAAAGGTATTGTGATGATCGGCGAGATCGGTGGCGGCATGGAAGCCGAGGCTGCTTACTGGATCAAAGCGCACGGAACCAAGCCGGTGGTCAGTTTTATCGCCGGGGCCACCGCGCCCAAAGGCCGTACCATGGGCCATGCCGGTGCCATCGTGGGAGGAGCCTCAGATACGGCTGAAGCCAAGAAAGCCATCCTGCGCGAATGCGGGGTGCATGTGGTGGATTCCCCGGCCGAAATCGGCGCTAAAATGCTGGAAGTGCTCAAAGGATAG
- a CDS encoding outer membrane protein, with amino-acid sequence MRAFDSRMDLIREENTHVYNYYQSSFDYVPVGGELDKWTMDLASAIKADYEPGSLEYLLCLFYSGQTDTVFQLLTTSPYRETVPGKHYNEELSKVLNLPSLSLSFYGGTWIPTGPLASMGMHPELGMTYGLKMKEHLYELVLGVKFIKTPESYLARKEKNGPQELTNDFTGGYIAVEYTRDLFRNIRFTPFFTAGAGFDGFTMFNTDGNDEEETASANSYNFSIGGGYRFPVAKSSYLAVQARYNMVDYTLNKLFDKKGHVVSIRLSFGIFQNQYRDRQLQQLNYQGSRK; translated from the coding sequence ATGCGCGCGTTTGACAGCCGCATGGATTTAATCAGGGAAGAGAACACCCATGTTTACAATTATTATCAGTCATCCTTCGACTATGTTCCGGTCGGGGGTGAGCTGGATAAATGGACGATGGACCTGGCATCAGCAATTAAAGCTGATTATGAGCCCGGTTCATTGGAATACCTGCTTTGCCTTTTCTATTCAGGACAGACCGACACTGTTTTCCAATTGCTGACCACTTCCCCTTATCGCGAAACGGTTCCCGGAAAGCACTACAATGAAGAACTCAGTAAGGTGCTGAATCTGCCTTCCCTCAGCCTTTCATTTTATGGCGGCACCTGGATCCCCACCGGGCCGCTTGCATCCATGGGCATGCATCCCGAGCTGGGGATGACCTACGGCCTCAAAATGAAGGAACACCTTTACGAACTTGTTCTTGGTGTGAAGTTTATCAAAACCCCGGAATCCTATCTGGCAAGGAAGGAGAAAAACGGTCCTCAGGAGCTGACCAATGACTTCACCGGCGGCTATATTGCTGTAGAATACACCCGCGACCTGTTCCGGAACATCCGTTTCACTCCTTTCTTTACCGCCGGCGCAGGATTTGACGGTTTCACCATGTTCAATACCGACGGCAACGATGAGGAGGAAACAGCCTCGGCCAACAGCTATAACTTCAGCATTGGCGGAGGTTACCGCTTTCCGGTGGCCAAAAGCTCTTACCTTGCCGTTCAGGCAAGGTACAATATGGTTGATTATACCCTGAACAAGCTCTTTGATAAAAAGGGGCACGTGGTAAGTATCCGGCTCAGCTTTGGCATATTTCAGAACCAGTACCGCGACCGGCAACTTCAGCAGCTGAATTACCAGGGATCCCGGAAATAA
- a CDS encoding amylo-alpha-1,6-glucosidase has product MSYITFEKKQLVNLEYSLPIELLRTSREGAYASSTIINCNTRKYHGMLVVPQPALDNGNHVLLSSLDETLIQHNTEFNLSIRKYQGETFAPKGHKYLRDFTTEPIPMHTYVVGGMVFTKEMLFSHKDGRTIIKYTLVDAHSPTIIRFRPFLAFRNIHALSKANYDVDTSYEEIPNGIKLRMYRGYSFLHLQFSKEPEYVHVPDWYYNIEYIREKARGYDYLEDLYVPGYFEMPIAKGESIYLSAGTDPVNPAMLKKLYNNEISRRVPRDSFEHCLLNAAQQFIIRQGKKVEVIAGYPWFGRWGRDTFISLPGLAMVAGELKLAKAAIDNILPEMRGPLFPNKGIGEHAIYNSADTPLWFFWALQQYGIFSGSNDGIWKEYGKKMKTILEGYRTGTYHNIKMHDNGLIFAGEAGIPVTWMDAVVEGKPVTPRIGYAVEINALWYNALMFALDLADEAGDRTFVNAWKPIADAFPEAFLDNFWVESREHLADYTHGDYKDISMRPNQVFATSLPYTPLTEEIRNKVLERIKSELLTPRGLRSLSPKNPLYKGTYTGNQTQRDMAYHQGSVYPWLLGHFVEGYLRIHGKSGLKMVTDLYRGFESVMNEHGVGTISEVYDGDPPHKPGGAISQAWNVAELLRINWLIRTYSKSKK; this is encoded by the coding sequence ATGAGTTATATCACTTTTGAAAAAAAACAGCTGGTAAACCTTGAATACAGTTTGCCCATAGAGCTTCTGAGAACAAGCCGCGAAGGGGCATATGCAAGTTCGACCATTATTAACTGCAATACCCGCAAATATCATGGTATGCTGGTGGTTCCGCAGCCGGCGCTGGATAACGGAAACCATGTGCTGCTTTCTTCGCTGGATGAAACGCTGATACAGCATAACACTGAGTTTAATCTCTCTATCCGCAAGTATCAGGGAGAAACATTTGCGCCCAAGGGACATAAATACCTGCGTGATTTTACCACCGAACCCATTCCCATGCATACTTATGTAGTCGGCGGAATGGTGTTTACGAAAGAGATGCTGTTTTCACACAAGGACGGACGCACAATTATCAAATACACGCTGGTGGATGCCCATTCGCCCACCATCATCAGGTTTCGCCCCTTCCTGGCTTTCCGCAATATTCACGCGCTCAGTAAAGCCAATTATGATGTGGATACCAGCTACGAAGAAATTCCGAATGGAATAAAGTTGCGCATGTATCGCGGATATTCATTTCTGCATTTGCAGTTTTCGAAAGAGCCTGAGTATGTGCATGTCCCTGACTGGTATTATAATATCGAGTACATCCGGGAAAAGGCCAGGGGGTATGATTATCTTGAGGACCTTTATGTGCCGGGATACTTTGAAATGCCCATTGCCAAAGGAGAAAGCATATATCTTTCGGCAGGAACCGATCCGGTGAACCCCGCGATGCTGAAGAAACTCTATAACAATGAAATCAGCAGGAGGGTTCCCCGCGACAGTTTTGAGCATTGTCTGTTGAATGCGGCCCAGCAGTTTATCATCAGGCAAGGGAAAAAGGTGGAGGTAATTGCCGGTTATCCCTGGTTCGGGCGGTGGGGGCGCGATACATTTATCTCTTTGCCTGGCCTTGCCATGGTAGCCGGTGAGCTTAAACTGGCCAAAGCGGCCATCGACAACATCCTCCCTGAAATGCGCGGGCCTTTGTTTCCTAATAAGGGTATCGGCGAACATGCCATTTATAATTCAGCAGATACGCCCCTCTGGTTTTTCTGGGCGCTGCAGCAATACGGTATTTTTTCCGGATCCAATGACGGCATCTGGAAGGAATACGGTAAAAAAATGAAAACCATCCTTGAAGGATACCGGACGGGGACATATCATAACATAAAAATGCATGATAACGGACTGATCTTTGCCGGTGAAGCCGGAATTCCGGTGACCTGGATGGATGCGGTGGTGGAAGGAAAGCCGGTGACCCCGCGTATAGGTTATGCTGTGGAGATCAATGCATTGTGGTACAATGCCCTGATGTTTGCGCTTGATTTGGCTGACGAAGCCGGCGATCGCACTTTTGTAAATGCCTGGAAACCCATAGCGGATGCTTTCCCGGAAGCTTTCCTGGATAATTTCTGGGTTGAAAGCCGGGAGCATCTGGCCGACTACACCCACGGTGACTACAAAGATATTTCCATGAGGCCAAACCAGGTGTTCGCAACCTCTCTGCCTTACACGCCGCTTACCGAGGAAATCAGAAATAAAGTGCTGGAGCGCATAAAATCTGAACTGCTTACTCCCAGAGGCCTTCGTTCATTATCACCCAAAAATCCTCTGTACAAAGGGACTTACACCGGCAACCAGACCCAGCGGGATATGGCTTATCATCAGGGATCTGTATATCCCTGGCTGCTGGGGCATTTTGTGGAAGGATACCTCAGAATTCATGGCAAATCTGGTTTGAAAATGGTAACTGACCTTTACCGGGGTTTCGAGTCCGTGATGAATGAACACGGTGTCGGGACCATCTCCGAGGTTTATGACGGGGATCCGCCACACAAACCGGGCGGAGCCATTTCGCAGGCCTGGAATGTGGCAGAACTGCTCAGAATCAACTGGTTGATAAGGACTTATTCAAAAAGCAAAAAATAA
- a CDS encoding alpha/beta hydrolase family protein, whose translation MKSIIRPVLWITTLIFLPLVRIAAQDAVPLHPGVYDTWHSIDKPGISATGKLVYFEQNPQYGDGKLIIHYPSTDAYDTLKRAGGAQVSPGEDFLACRIRPFLRETRKARLDGKKKDELPKDSLLVYALNGKRYIYPGLKSFGIPAKSGKTMFALIDKPEPKEDTAVNDTLSADTVAVKKKVSPKKKKDKTETYLLKIIYPADSLIFTHEQVTQAVISETGTSIIYATYKPDSIPVSEVMFFDTEKQSERQLFSAPGHIRNLAVDAQGGQVAFMHSSDTAKTKRYSLYYFQQSIVHVADTADTRLPAGFVPGEHGKVYFSEDGSKLYFGIAPAPLPEVKDTLTDDEKATVDIWHWRDPQLQPQQLKQLDEERKRTYLTVYHPRTGKLIHLADEMVRSVNTGFKGNGKFALGFNSEPYQVEASWRGNRYRDVYLINNETGSRELLLQRISGQVSLGNSGKYIAWYSETDSLWKTMTLKDKKITSHPAGKDIAFYDEEHDVPGLPGPAGSAGWLKDDRFFVVYDRFDLWGLDPEGKNSPVCLTAGEGRRLNKRFRNLNLDREVPHIENADGSFLLSSFDFETKDAGFRKLEGAGGGSPVSLLEGPYKYSTPVKAEISQNLLWARSSFSEFPDLWLSDMTFASSVKISDANPQQKNYLWGSVEIVSWTTTAGKPQKGLLYKPAGFDPGIKYPALVYFYEKYTDQLHQYYAPKPSRSIISPTYCTSNGYVVFIPDIDYEDGYPGLSAYESVVSGTLDLIARGFIDRDRIGIQGQSWGGYQVAWLITRTNLYKAAMAGAPVSNMTSAYGGIRWESGMVRQFQYEEGQSRIGASLWDRPDLYIENSPLFRADKIETPLLIMANDADGAVPWYQGIELFTALRRLQKPCWLLNYNGDEHNLAKRGNMKDLDIRMMQFFDHYLKGKPAPEWMTKGLPAIDKGRKTGYNID comes from the coding sequence ATGAAGTCAATCATCCGCCCTGTGCTCTGGATTACTACCCTGATTTTTCTGCCGCTTGTCCGCATTGCCGCCCAGGATGCCGTGCCCTTGCATCCGGGAGTTTACGACACCTGGCATAGCATAGATAAACCGGGCATTTCCGCTACCGGCAAACTGGTGTATTTTGAGCAAAACCCGCAGTACGGCGATGGCAAACTAATCATCCATTACCCTTCGACAGACGCCTATGACACCCTGAAAAGGGCCGGGGGGGCGCAGGTTTCGCCTGGAGAAGATTTCCTGGCCTGCCGCATCCGTCCGTTTTTGCGCGAAACAAGAAAAGCCAGGCTTGACGGAAAGAAAAAGGATGAACTGCCCAAAGATTCGCTGCTAGTATACGCCCTCAACGGTAAAAGGTACATTTATCCCGGATTGAAATCTTTCGGTATACCGGCAAAAAGCGGGAAAACCATGTTTGCCCTGATCGACAAACCGGAACCTAAGGAAGATACCGCAGTAAACGATACACTTTCAGCCGATACGGTGGCTGTGAAAAAGAAGGTTTCACCAAAGAAAAAGAAGGATAAAACAGAAACATACCTGTTAAAAATTATTTACCCGGCTGACAGCCTGATATTTACCCATGAGCAGGTTACCCAGGCGGTGATCAGCGAAACAGGCACAAGTATCATCTATGCTACCTACAAACCCGACAGCATCCCTGTTTCAGAAGTCATGTTTTTTGATACAGAGAAACAGTCGGAGCGGCAGCTTTTCTCAGCGCCGGGACATATCCGCAACCTTGCCGTGGACGCGCAGGGCGGTCAGGTGGCTTTTATGCACAGCAGCGACACTGCCAAAACCAAGCGGTACAGTTTATACTACTTTCAGCAAAGTATTGTGCATGTTGCAGATACGGCTGACACAAGACTTCCGGCTGGGTTTGTCCCCGGCGAACATGGTAAAGTCTATTTTTCGGAAGACGGCAGTAAACTTTATTTTGGCATAGCCCCTGCCCCGCTGCCGGAAGTGAAAGACACGCTTACCGATGATGAAAAAGCAACAGTCGATATCTGGCACTGGCGTGATCCTCAGTTACAGCCCCAGCAGCTGAAGCAACTGGATGAAGAACGGAAAAGAACCTATCTGACCGTTTATCATCCCCGTACCGGCAAACTGATCCATCTTGCAGATGAAATGGTCAGAAGTGTAAACACCGGGTTTAAAGGCAATGGAAAATTTGCCCTGGGATTTAACAGTGAACCATATCAGGTGGAAGCTTCATGGCGCGGTAACCGCTACCGGGATGTTTACCTGATCAATAATGAAACAGGGAGCAGGGAGTTGTTGCTGCAGCGCATTTCAGGACAGGTAAGCCTGGGAAACAGCGGAAAATACATTGCATGGTATTCCGAAACCGACAGCCTTTGGAAAACCATGACGCTGAAAGATAAAAAGATCACGTCCCATCCGGCAGGCAAAGACATCGCATTTTATGATGAAGAACATGACGTTCCCGGCCTGCCCGGGCCTGCCGGGAGCGCCGGCTGGCTGAAAGATGACAGGTTCTTCGTGGTTTACGATCGCTTTGACCTCTGGGGACTTGACCCGGAAGGCAAAAACAGCCCGGTATGCCTCACTGCCGGCGAAGGACGCAGGCTGAACAAGCGGTTCCGCAACCTGAACCTCGACAGGGAAGTTCCTCACATCGAGAACGCGGATGGCAGTTTCCTGCTCAGCAGCTTTGATTTTGAAACCAAAGATGCAGGATTCCGGAAGCTTGAAGGGGCCGGCGGAGGGTCTCCCGTCAGCCTGCTGGAAGGACCGTATAAGTATTCCACACCGGTTAAGGCTGAAATAAGCCAAAACCTGCTTTGGGCGCGGAGCAGTTTCAGTGAATTTCCGGACCTGTGGCTAAGCGATATGACGTTTGCATCATCCGTAAAAATATCGGATGCCAATCCCCAGCAGAAAAATTACCTCTGGGGCAGTGTGGAAATTGTTTCCTGGACCACCACAGCCGGTAAACCGCAGAAGGGGCTGCTCTATAAACCCGCCGGTTTTGATCCCGGAATAAAATATCCTGCCTTGGTCTATTTTTACGAAAAATACACCGATCAGCTGCACCAGTACTACGCGCCGAAACCCTCACGCAGCATCATCAGTCCCACCTACTGCACCAGCAACGGGTACGTGGTTTTTATCCCCGACATTGACTACGAAGACGGTTACCCCGGGCTTAGCGCCTACGAATCGGTGGTAAGCGGCACACTCGATCTGATTGCCCGCGGTTTTATTGACCGTGACCGTATCGGCATTCAGGGGCAGAGTTGGGGCGGATATCAGGTCGCATGGCTGATCACACGTACCAATCTTTATAAAGCGGCCATGGCGGGCGCTCCGGTCAGCAATATGACCAGCGCTTACGGCGGTATCCGCTGGGAATCGGGCATGGTAAGGCAGTTTCAGTATGAGGAAGGCCAGAGCAGGATCGGCGCCTCCCTCTGGGACCGGCCCGATCTGTATATTGAAAACTCCCCCCTCTTCAGGGCCGACAAAATTGAAACACCCCTGCTGATTATGGCGAACGATGCCGATGGCGCCGTTCCCTGGTATCAGGGCATTGAATTGTTTACCGCACTGCGCCGGCTGCAGAAACCCTGCTGGCTGCTGAACTACAACGGCGACGAGCACAACCTGGCCAAAAGAGGCAATATGAAAGACCTGGATATCCGGATGATGCAGTTTTTCGACCATTACCTGAAAGGAAAACCGGCGCCGGAATGGATGACAAAGGGGTTGCCGGCCATCGATAAAGGCAGGAAAACAGGCTATAATATTGATTAA
- a CDS encoding glycosyltransferase family 4 protein, giving the protein MKVLMFGWEFPPHITGGLGTACFGMTKGLLKNGVEVLFVVPKAYGDESQEAVRLINASDVSIDIRKTEELEFWKNITYLEVNSSLVPYVGPEAFDNLMESAEKVTTLSEDSIFNARYTFSGKYGENLLEEVARYALVGAQIARDSQFDVIHSHDWLTYAAGIAAKQATGKPLVVHMHATEFDRSGENVNQRVYDIERSGMEAADRVITVSNLTRNIVIDRYGIDPAKVITVHNAVEPTEQIDFSQVEKHVPEKVVTFLGRVTFQKGPEYFIEAAYKVLQRDPNVRFVMAGTGDLLEKMIRRVAQLRISTRFHFTGFLRGENVDRMFAMSDVYVMPSVSEPFGISPLEAMRSNVPVVISKQSGVAEVLQHALKVDFWDIDAMADAIYGLLQYKSLPRMFSKYGAQEVNSLKWENAATHIKRVYEQVC; this is encoded by the coding sequence ATGAAAGTATTGATGTTTGGCTGGGAATTTCCCCCTCATATAACCGGAGGACTGGGAACTGCCTGTTTCGGGATGACCAAAGGCCTGCTGAAAAACGGGGTGGAAGTGCTTTTTGTGGTTCCCAAAGCATATGGCGATGAAAGTCAGGAAGCCGTCAGGCTGATCAATGCGAGTGATGTCAGCATTGATATCCGTAAAACAGAGGAGCTTGAATTCTGGAAAAACATTACTTATCTGGAAGTAAATTCCAGTCTGGTGCCTTATGTTGGCCCGGAGGCTTTCGACAACCTGATGGAAAGTGCGGAAAAGGTCACCACCCTCAGTGAGGATTCCATCTTCAACGCCCGCTATACCTTCTCGGGTAAGTATGGGGAGAATCTGCTTGAAGAAGTTGCCCGATATGCACTGGTTGGCGCACAGATTGCCCGTGATTCTCAGTTTGATGTCATTCATTCCCACGACTGGCTGACCTATGCGGCGGGCATTGCAGCAAAACAGGCTACCGGTAAACCACTGGTGGTGCACATGCATGCAACGGAGTTTGACCGCTCGGGCGAAAATGTGAACCAGCGGGTTTATGACATCGAGCGCTCCGGTATGGAGGCTGCAGACAGGGTGATTACGGTAAGCAATCTTACCCGCAATATTGTGATAGACAGGTATGGCATTGACCCGGCAAAAGTCATTACCGTGCATAACGCGGTTGAACCAACCGAACAGATTGACTTCAGTCAGGTTGAAAAACATGTGCCGGAGAAAGTAGTGACCTTCCTGGGCCGGGTTACCTTTCAGAAAGGACCGGAATACTTTATTGAGGCCGCTTACAAGGTATTGCAGCGCGATCCAAACGTACGTTTTGTGATGGCCGGGACCGGCGATCTGCTTGAAAAAATGATCCGCCGGGTGGCGCAGCTCAGGATATCAACCAGGTTTCATTTCACAGGATTCCTCCGGGGCGAGAATGTCGACAGGATGTTCGCCATGAGCGATGTTTACGTAATGCCCTCTGTTTCAGAGCCTTTTGGAATATCCCCCCTTGAGGCCATGCGCTCCAATGTGCCGGTGGTGATCTCCAAGCAGTCAGGTGTGGCGGAGGTGCTTCAGCATGCCCTTAAAGTCGATTTCTGGGATATTGACGCCATGGCTGATGCCATCTACGGTTTGCTCCAGTACAAGAGCCTGCCCCGTATGTTCTCAAAATATGGGGCCCAGGAAGTTAATAGTCTGAAGTGGGAAAATGCCGCAACGCATATCAAACGTGTATATGAACAGGTTTGCTAA